From Myxococcales bacterium, a single genomic window includes:
- a CDS encoding NAD(P)-dependent alcohol dehydrogenase produces MKAVVVTGGFGVENLRIEERPDPEPGPGEVVLKMSAVSLNYRDLLMVRGTYNPRQALPLIPASDGVGTVVAVGAQVTRVALGDRVCPIFATGWLAGEPAREKLKTTLGGPLDGTLTELMKIDAEALVKIPDGLSDVEAACLPCAGVTAWSALVTHAGLTAGDTLLALGTGGLSIFGLQIATLLGARVIITSSSDEKLDRAKELGADHVINYRRNPEWGKTARELTNGRGVDHVLEVGGAATFAQSLKAVRPGGTVSIIGNLGGGATELNLLGILMQNIRLQGIIVGHRESFEALVRAAIQNELRPVVDRVFAFDEVPRALEHMARGAHFGKVCVDVASHS; encoded by the coding sequence ATGAAGGCCGTCGTTGTCACGGGTGGTTTCGGCGTCGAGAACCTTCGCATCGAGGAGCGGCCCGATCCCGAGCCGGGACCCGGGGAGGTCGTGCTCAAGATGAGCGCGGTGTCACTCAACTACCGCGATCTGTTGATGGTGCGGGGAACCTACAATCCTCGTCAGGCGCTGCCGCTGATTCCAGCCTCTGATGGCGTGGGCACGGTCGTCGCAGTGGGCGCTCAGGTCACCCGGGTCGCGCTGGGCGACCGCGTCTGTCCCATCTTTGCCACAGGCTGGCTGGCCGGCGAACCCGCACGGGAAAAACTCAAGACCACGCTGGGCGGGCCACTCGACGGCACGCTGACCGAGCTCATGAAGATCGACGCCGAGGCCCTGGTGAAAATCCCCGATGGCCTGTCGGACGTCGAGGCTGCGTGTCTGCCCTGCGCTGGTGTCACCGCGTGGAGTGCGTTGGTGACCCACGCTGGGCTCACGGCCGGGGACACACTGCTCGCACTTGGCACCGGCGGGCTCTCAATCTTCGGGCTGCAGATTGCGACGCTGCTGGGCGCGCGTGTGATCATCACCAGCTCGAGCGATGAAAAGTTGGATCGCGCCAAGGAGCTTGGTGCCGACCATGTCATCAACTACCGCCGCAACCCCGAGTGGGGCAAGACCGCGCGCGAACTGACGAACGGACGCGGAGTGGATCACGTGCTCGAGGTTGGCGGAGCCGCAACGTTCGCGCAGTCACTGAAGGCGGTGCGGCCCGGTGGAACCGTCAGCATCATCGGCAACCTCGGCGGTGGCGCCACGGAGCTGAACCTGCTCGGCATCTTGATGCAGAACATCCGACTGCAGGGCATCATCGTCGGGCACCGGGAGTCCTTCGAGGCACTGGTGCGCGCGGCGATTCAGAACGAGCTTCGACCCGTGGTCGACCGAGTGTTCGCCTTCGACGAGGTGCCACGTGCGCTCGAACACATGGCGCGCGGCGCCCATTTTGGAAAAGTCTGCGTCGACGTCGCCTCTCACAGCTGA